Proteins encoded in a region of the Enterococcus gilvus ATCC BAA-350 genome:
- the infB gene encoding translation initiation factor IF-2, with amino-acid sequence MGKKRVYEFAKEVNQSSKDVVEKAQTLGIDVNNHMGSLSGDDESKLKQAFSSKPKPTTQAKPSANQHEKPKFHGKSSKNNPNFQNRKGNKDLTQNNRQNNSANVNRSNQGQQRPTQSNTNNAQRQNQGHQRPAQGSGNNNAQRQNQGQRPAQGGANNAQRQNQGQRPAQGNANNAQRQNQGQRPAQGGANNAQRQNQGQRPAQGGANNAQRQNQGQRPAQGGANNAQRQNQGQRPAQGGANNAQRQNQGQRPAQGSNQGQGQAQRSNQGGSGSTQSNNQNRNKNNYGNQNRNNSFGGNQNRNKNRFNKKGKKGKQQQSNKPAVPPRKFRELPEVLEYTEGMNVADIAKKIYREPAEIIKKLFMMGVMVNQNQPLDKDTIELLATDYGIEPQEKITIDIADIDRFFDAEDANEENLVSRPPVVTIMGHVDHGKTTLLDTLRHSRVTSGEAGGITQHIGAYQIDINGKPITFLDTPGHAAFTSMRARGASITDITILVVAADDGVMPQTIEAINHAKAAKVPIIVAVNKIDKPGANPQHVMQELSEYELIPEAWGGDTIFVEISAKFNQNIDELLEMILLVAEVEDLKADPTQHGIGTVIEARLDKGKGPVATLLVQQGTMNVGDPIVVGNTYGRVRVMTNDIGRREKSAGPATPVEITGLNDVPQAGDRFAIFDDEKTARAAGEERAKRALLEHRSASARVTLDNLFESLKEGELKEVNVIIKADVQGSAEALAASLNKIDVEGVRVKIVHSAVGAINESDVTLAAASNAIIIGFNVRPTPQAKQQATAEEVDIRLHRIIYKAIEEIETAMKGMLDPEYEEKITGQMTVRETYKVSKVGTIAGCYVTEGSIQRDSGVRIIRDGIVILEGKLASLKRFKDDVKEVKMGFECGAMIENFNDVKVDDVIEGFVMEEIKPK; translated from the coding sequence ATGGGAAAAAAGAGAGTATACGAATTTGCCAAAGAAGTGAATCAATCGAGTAAGGATGTTGTAGAAAAGGCACAAACTTTAGGGATTGATGTGAATAATCATATGGGTTCATTATCCGGGGATGATGAATCAAAATTGAAACAAGCTTTTTCTAGCAAGCCGAAACCAACTACTCAAGCAAAACCATCAGCTAACCAGCACGAAAAACCAAAATTCCATGGAAAGAGCTCGAAGAACAACCCAAATTTCCAGAATAGAAAAGGGAATAAAGACTTGACACAAAATAATAGACAGAACAACTCAGCGAACGTAAACCGTTCAAACCAAGGACAACAACGTCCAACTCAAAGCAATACAAACAATGCGCAGCGTCAAAACCAAGGACATCAACGTCCAGCGCAAGGCAGTGGGAACAACAACGCACAACGCCAAAACCAAGGCCAACGCCCAGCACAAGGCGGAGCAAACAACGCACAACGCCAAAACCAAGGCCAACGTCCGGCACAAGGTAATGCGAACAATGCACAACGCCAAAACCAAGGCCAACGTCCAGCACAAGGCGGAGCAAATAATGCACAACGTCAAAATCAAGGCCAACGTCCGGCACAAGGCGGAGCAAACAACGCGCAACGCCAAAACCAAGGCCAACGTCCGGCACAAGGCGGAGCAAACAACGCACAACGCCAAAACCAAGGCCAACGTCCAGCACAAGGCGGAGCAAATAATGCGCAACGTCAAAATCAAGGCCAACGTCCGGCACAAGGCAGCAATCAAGGCCAAGGACAAGCGCAACGTTCAAACCAAGGCGGATCAGGATCAACTCAAAGCAACAACCAAAACCGCAATAAAAATAACTATGGCAACCAAAACCGCAACAACAGTTTTGGCGGCAATCAAAACCGTAATAAAAACAGATTCAACAAAAAAGGAAAAAAGGGCAAACAGCAACAAAGCAACAAGCCTGCTGTACCGCCACGTAAATTCCGTGAATTGCCAGAAGTATTGGAATATACAGAAGGCATGAACGTAGCGGATATCGCTAAAAAAATCTATCGCGAACCAGCTGAGATCATCAAGAAATTATTCATGATGGGTGTGATGGTCAATCAAAACCAACCATTGGATAAAGATACGATCGAACTGTTAGCTACTGATTACGGGATTGAACCCCAAGAAAAAATCACGATTGATATTGCGGATATTGACCGTTTCTTTGATGCGGAAGACGCAAACGAAGAAAATCTAGTCTCTCGTCCACCAGTAGTTACGATCATGGGGCACGTTGACCATGGTAAAACAACGTTGCTTGATACATTACGTCATTCACGCGTAACAAGCGGCGAAGCAGGTGGTATCACGCAGCATATCGGAGCGTACCAAATCGATATTAACGGAAAACCGATCACATTCTTGGATACACCAGGGCATGCGGCGTTTACAAGTATGCGTGCTCGTGGAGCGAGTATCACCGATATCACGATCTTAGTCGTTGCGGCTGATGATGGTGTGATGCCGCAAACGATCGAAGCGATCAACCACGCGAAAGCGGCGAAAGTGCCGATCATCGTAGCGGTGAACAAGATCGATAAACCAGGTGCGAACCCACAACACGTGATGCAAGAATTAAGCGAATACGAATTGATTCCTGAAGCATGGGGCGGCGATACGATCTTTGTTGAGATCTCAGCGAAGTTCAACCAAAACATCGATGAACTATTAGAAATGATTCTGTTAGTTGCTGAAGTGGAAGATTTGAAAGCTGATCCGACACAACACGGAATCGGAACAGTTATCGAAGCTCGTCTAGATAAAGGTAAAGGACCCGTTGCAACGCTATTGGTTCAACAAGGGACGATGAACGTCGGAGACCCAATCGTTGTCGGGAACACGTATGGTCGTGTTCGTGTGATGACAAATGATATTGGTCGTCGTGAAAAATCTGCAGGACCTGCGACACCAGTGGAAATCACTGGGTTGAACGATGTTCCGCAGGCAGGCGATCGTTTTGCGATCTTCGATGACGAAAAAACAGCTCGTGCTGCAGGGGAAGAGCGTGCGAAACGTGCATTGCTTGAACATCGCAGTGCCAGTGCCCGCGTCACCTTAGACAACTTGTTCGAATCCCTTAAAGAAGGCGAATTGAAAGAAGTTAACGTCATCATCAAAGCAGACGTTCAAGGTTCGGCTGAAGCATTAGCGGCATCATTGAACAAAATCGATGTTGAAGGCGTACGTGTGAAGATCGTCCATTCTGCTGTTGGTGCCATCAACGAAAGTGATGTTACCTTAGCTGCGGCAAGTAACGCGATCATCATTGGATTTAACGTTCGTCCGACACCGCAAGCAAAACAACAAGCAACTGCTGAAGAAGTAGATATTCGTTTACACCGGATCATTTATAAAGCAATCGAAGAAATCGAAACAGCGATGAAAGGGATGCTTGATCCTGAATACGAAGAAAAAATCACTGGTCAAATGACCGTTCGTGAAACGTACAAAGTTTCTAAAGTCGGAACCATTGCTGGTTGTTACGTTACTGAAGGCTCGATCCAACGGGACAGCGGCGTCCGTATCATCCGTGACGGCATCGTTATCCTTGAAGGCAAACTTGCAAGTCTGAAACGTTTCAAAGATGACGTGAAGGAAGTCAAGATGGGCTTTGAATGTGGTGCGATGATCGAAAACTTCAACGATGTCAAAGTGGACGATGTTATTGAAGGCTTTGTAATGGAAGAAATCAAACCAAAATAA
- a CDS encoding cation:proton antiporter, whose translation MGLIEIIIILAIAITLSNVLAKVFPSFPIFMIQIIVGIILGFTEVGNSINFEPEVFLVMIIAPLLFREGETADIPSILKHFKLILVLAFGGVIFTLFGLGYVLHGIIPTIPLAACLAFGASLGPTDAVAVNSLAKRLNIPESVMHVLEGEGLINDATGVTAFQFAVAALLTGQFSAADASISLLESSIVGVLVGLMIIWIKNEIIKIIERISAQDVSAYLLIELILPFAAYFIAELFHASGIIAAVVTGVLQATGFRRVNLFEAQLSNVTEISWNTISFMLNALVFIFLGIELSQVFSPVWNSRNYSNFHLLEIVLMLTVLLFVLRFLFVSSFYFFTQGWKKSHEQLRDRLLLTFGGVKGTVSIATIFILPTSINGMDFPERSLLLFITASVTFLTLIIGMILLPILSEGEVVPPTDPKLMLILREVTSELYGDLDTKKLSEKERFALLAVIANYQGRIQQVFNNSMPESAQQEFQEIQALIISVERDGLDESFRRHQIDSGAYRLYSRFISNVSESVTTQMLSLLSFWLIFVRRIIRVIMHPKMFWERRQKRKETVDNQDISSLRKIFIRNSEAILDSLENLRDVYDEELIDFFVDERKNLMHQVSGHGLFGTYLIQQDPLYAKELIRGFYLERKIIDEFEAEDEITNIAANNYRHQVNQLESYAMQQPSEPSITFAINRRRQKKKAKEKHY comes from the coding sequence ATGGGCTTAATTGAGATCATCATCATTTTAGCCATTGCCATAACCTTATCGAATGTTTTAGCAAAAGTTTTTCCGTCTTTTCCGATATTTATGATTCAGATCATTGTTGGGATCATTCTTGGCTTCACCGAAGTCGGCAATTCCATCAACTTTGAACCAGAAGTATTTTTAGTAATGATCATCGCGCCGCTGTTGTTTCGTGAAGGCGAGACGGCAGATATCCCATCGATCTTGAAGCATTTCAAATTGATCTTGGTTCTTGCATTTGGCGGCGTGATTTTCACGTTGTTTGGTCTAGGCTATGTATTGCACGGGATTATTCCTACGATCCCTCTTGCCGCCTGTTTAGCGTTTGGGGCGTCGTTAGGACCAACAGATGCTGTTGCAGTCAATTCGCTGGCTAAGCGTCTAAACATTCCTGAATCGGTCATGCACGTCTTAGAGGGCGAGGGTCTGATCAATGATGCGACGGGTGTAACCGCCTTTCAGTTTGCCGTGGCGGCGTTGCTGACAGGCCAGTTTTCTGCCGCGGATGCGTCGATTTCCTTATTGGAATCGAGTATTGTCGGCGTGCTGGTTGGATTAATGATTATTTGGATCAAAAATGAAATCATAAAGATCATTGAACGAATTTCGGCACAGGATGTTTCGGCGTATTTATTGATTGAATTGATTTTGCCCTTTGCGGCGTATTTCATTGCAGAGCTGTTTCACGCTTCAGGGATCATCGCAGCGGTCGTGACAGGCGTACTGCAGGCCACGGGATTCCGTCGAGTCAATTTATTCGAAGCGCAGTTGTCCAATGTAACAGAAATTTCATGGAACACCATCAGCTTCATGCTGAATGCATTAGTATTTATCTTTTTAGGAATTGAGCTGTCACAAGTATTTTCACCTGTGTGGAATAGCAGAAATTATTCAAATTTCCATCTTTTGGAAATCGTATTGATGCTGACAGTACTTCTCTTTGTTCTTCGTTTTTTATTTGTCAGTAGTTTTTATTTCTTTACACAAGGCTGGAAGAAAAGTCATGAGCAGTTAAGAGATCGATTGTTACTGACTTTTGGCGGAGTAAAAGGGACCGTCAGCATTGCGACGATTTTTATTTTACCAACGTCTATCAACGGCATGGATTTTCCTGAACGATCATTGCTGCTATTCATTACGGCAAGTGTGACGTTTTTGACCTTGATCATCGGGATGATCTTGTTGCCGATCCTCTCTGAAGGGGAGGTCGTTCCTCCTACCGATCCAAAATTAATGTTGATTCTTCGAGAAGTCACCAGTGAGCTATATGGCGACTTAGATACGAAAAAGCTTAGTGAAAAAGAACGCTTTGCTTTGTTGGCCGTTATTGCGAATTATCAAGGACGGATTCAGCAAGTCTTCAATAATTCAATGCCCGAAAGTGCGCAGCAAGAATTTCAGGAGATTCAAGCGTTGATCATTTCCGTCGAACGGGATGGGTTGGATGAAAGCTTTAGAAGACATCAAATCGATTCGGGTGCCTATCGTCTGTATTCTCGTTTTATCTCGAATGTTTCGGAATCTGTGACCACTCAAATGCTTTCTCTGCTTAGTTTTTGGTTGATTTTTGTGCGGCGGATCATCCGCGTGATCATGCATCCGAAAATGTTTTGGGAACGGCGTCAAAAGCGGAAAGAAACCGTGGACAACCAGGATATTTCCTCATTGAGAAAAATATTTATTCGCAATAGTGAAGCAATATTAGACAGTTTGGAAAACTTGAGAGATGTGTATGACGAAGAATTGATTGATTTCTTCGTTGATGAGCGAAAGAATTTGATGCATCAGGTGAGCGGACATGGGTTGTTCGGAACGTATTTGATCCAACAGGACCCATTGTACGCAAAAGAACTGATTCGCGGCTTTTACTTGGAGAGAAAGATCATTGATGAATTCGAGGCGGAGGATGAGATCACCAATATTGCGGCGAATAATTACCGCCATCAAGTGAATCAGTTGGAATCCTATGCGATGCAGCAGCCCTCAGAACCAAGTATTACCTTTGCGATCAACCGTCGACGACAAAAGAAAAAAGCAAAAGAGAAGCATTATTAA
- the rnpM gene encoding RNase P modulator RnpM, whose amino-acid sequence MKKRKVPLRKSVVSGEMFPKKELIRIAKSKEGEVSIDPSGKKPGRGAYVALEPAEVEEAWKKHILDRTLGTELSDDFYQELLDYVKHQKARKELFGNE is encoded by the coding sequence ATGAAAAAAAGAAAAGTTCCTTTGCGAAAATCGGTTGTATCCGGTGAAATGTTCCCCAAAAAAGAATTGATTCGTATCGCCAAGTCCAAAGAAGGAGAAGTTTCGATTGATCCTTCCGGCAAAAAACCGGGACGAGGTGCCTACGTTGCGTTAGAACCGGCGGAAGTCGAGGAAGCGTGGAAAAAGCACATCTTAGATCGGACATTGGGAACCGAATTGAGTGATGATTTTTATCAAGAATTGCTTGATTATGTGAAACACCAAAAAGCCAGAAAAGAGCTCTTCGGCAATGAATAA
- the rimP gene encoding ribosome maturation factor RimP, translated as MSSVVETVTDLVTPILDEQNFELVEVEFIKEGKSWFLRVFIDKEGGIDIEECAFVSEKLSDKLDSIDPDPIPQAYFLEVSSPGAERPLKKEEDYQNAMGQYINVSLYQNIDGEKQYQGFLKELTEDELTLTVKIKTRTKDMVFERKNIAKARFAIEF; from the coding sequence TTGAGCAGTGTAGTCGAAACAGTGACTGACTTAGTAACACCAATTTTGGATGAACAAAACTTCGAACTAGTCGAAGTAGAGTTTATTAAAGAAGGAAAAAGCTGGTTTTTAAGAGTATTTATTGATAAAGAGGGCGGTATTGACATTGAAGAATGTGCCTTCGTCAGTGAAAAACTCAGCGATAAATTAGATTCGATCGATCCTGATCCAATCCCTCAAGCTTATTTTTTAGAGGTTTCTTCGCCAGGGGCCGAACGTCCATTGAAAAAAGAAGAAGATTACCAAAACGCGATGGGACAATACATCAATGTTTCCCTTTATCAAAATATTGATGGAGAAAAGCAGTATCAAGGCTTTTTAAAGGAATTGACTGAAGATGAATTGACATTGACAGTGAAAATTAAAACGCGCACCAAAGACATGGTCTTTGAGCGGAAAAATATCGCGAAAGCCCGTTTTGCGATCGAATTTTAA
- a CDS encoding L7Ae/L30e/S12e/Gadd45 family ribosomal protein — translation MNKQKALNMLGLAMRAGKLITGEEMTINEIRKHKVALVIVTTDASENTQKKVSDKSKYYQAAYVVEFTQGEILGAIGKPRKVIGVLDQGFANKIMTLITG, via the coding sequence ATGAATAAACAGAAGGCCTTGAACATGTTAGGCCTTGCAATGCGTGCAGGCAAACTGATCACAGGAGAAGAAATGACAATCAATGAGATCCGGAAACACAAAGTGGCTCTCGTGATTGTTACCACTGATGCGAGTGAAAATACTCAAAAGAAAGTATCAGATAAAAGTAAGTACTATCAAGCGGCATATGTTGTCGAATTTACGCAAGGAGAGATTTTAGGTGCGATTGGCAAACCTCGCAAAGTTATCGGGGTTTTAGACCAAGGGTTCGCCAACAAAATTATGACGTTAATAACAGGTTAG
- the rbfA gene encoding 30S ribosome-binding factor RbfA produces the protein MPNYRDRRLAQEILKEVNDVLRKKVRDPRVQDVNITDVHVTGDLQQATIYYSLLSDKASDKEKAQEGLTKASGLFRRELGHALSIYKTPELFFELDESVEYGSKIDQMIRNLNKE, from the coding sequence ATGCCAAATTATCGCGATCGTCGTCTCGCTCAAGAAATTCTGAAAGAAGTCAATGACGTCTTACGGAAGAAAGTTCGTGATCCGCGGGTCCAAGACGTGAACATCACCGATGTTCACGTCACTGGAGACTTGCAGCAAGCGACGATTTATTACAGTTTATTGTCTGATAAAGCTTCAGATAAAGAAAAAGCGCAAGAAGGATTGACGAAAGCAAGTGGCTTGTTCCGTCGTGAATTGGGCCATGCTTTGTCTATCTATAAGACACCGGAATTGTTTTTTGAATTGGACGAATCCGTTGAATACGGTTCTAAAATTGATCAAATGATCCGCAACTTAAATAAAGAATAA
- the truB gene encoding tRNA pseudouridine(55) synthase TruB — protein MDGILPLWKERGMTSHDCVFKLRKILQTKKVGHGGTLDPDVDGVLPICIGKGTKVIEYLQYSGKIYEGEITLGFSTTTEDRSGEIVEKKAVEAPLTAEEIDQMMATFIGTITQIPPMYSAVKVNGKRLYEYARAGEAVERPTREAVIDQFQRTTTPVYDAENHTQSWRFQVTCGKGTYVRTLAVDLGSNLGYPAHMSDLTRLASGGFSAGQAVTLAKVSELMEEGRIDQALQPIEEAMKDFPRIDLSDEAWQKVKNGQVLPLKAFGLKSMPDELIAFFYRNQLVSLYKQHPEKAGLLKPSKVIRNEV, from the coding sequence ATGGACGGTATTTTACCGTTATGGAAAGAGCGCGGTATGACGAGTCATGACTGTGTCTTTAAATTAAGAAAAATCTTACAAACAAAAAAAGTTGGTCACGGAGGAACATTAGACCCTGACGTGGATGGTGTCCTGCCGATCTGTATTGGAAAAGGAACGAAGGTAATCGAATACCTGCAATACAGCGGAAAGATTTATGAGGGAGAAATTACTCTGGGCTTTTCCACTACTACGGAGGATCGCAGTGGCGAAATCGTAGAGAAAAAAGCGGTAGAGGCTCCGTTGACCGCTGAGGAAATTGATCAAATGATGGCGACTTTTATCGGTACCATCACACAAATACCGCCAATGTATTCTGCTGTCAAAGTCAATGGGAAACGCTTGTACGAGTATGCTCGCGCAGGCGAAGCTGTAGAGCGTCCAACACGTGAAGCAGTCATCGACCAGTTTCAGCGAACGACCACGCCAGTATACGATGCTGAGAACCACACGCAAAGCTGGCGCTTCCAAGTGACCTGTGGGAAAGGGACCTACGTGCGGACTCTGGCTGTCGATCTTGGTTCAAATCTTGGATACCCGGCACATATGTCTGACCTGACTCGGCTAGCGAGCGGCGGATTTTCAGCAGGACAGGCAGTCACATTGGCAAAAGTCAGTGAACTGATGGAAGAGGGACGCATTGATCAGGCCTTGCAGCCGATCGAAGAGGCGATGAAAGACTTTCCTCGAATTGACTTGAGCGACGAGGCGTGGCAAAAAGTGAAAAACGGGCAGGTCTTGCCTTTAAAAGCATTCGGCTTAAAAAGCATGCCCGATGAGCTGATCGCTTTTTTCTATCGAAATCAATTAGTTAGTTTATATAAACAGCATCCAGAAAAAGCAGGGCTTTTAAAGCCAAGTAAAGTGATTCGAAATGAGGTATAG